One segment of Desulfobacterales bacterium DNA contains the following:
- the recO gene encoding DNA repair protein RecO: protein MSLKRTVAVVLALQDHGESDKIVTFSCPGLGKLTGIAKGAKRSKRRFVNKLELFSLLEILYDDRGRSSLVRVAEAELLDPFISLREQYDRYLAGMAIVEQVLLWTRENDVDEELFPLLVWALAGINQGLAPVRVVILFQAKLLKIMGYRPRLSGCLKCGRIDAPSGPYGFSPSRGGLLCGQCRSTASLTPVSPGTAKLLENVLESPWDRLDRLHFSNASLKEAMTLFRQYVQYLLQRDCPAWGALHHP from the coding sequence ATGAGCCTTAAACGTACCGTTGCCGTGGTCCTGGCCCTGCAGGACCACGGCGAATCCGACAAGATCGTTACCTTCTCCTGCCCTGGTCTCGGCAAACTCACCGGCATTGCCAAGGGCGCCAAGCGGAGCAAACGGCGTTTCGTCAACAAGCTGGAGCTGTTTTCGTTGCTGGAGATTCTCTACGACGACCGGGGCCGGTCCAGCCTGGTCCGGGTGGCCGAGGCCGAGCTTCTCGACCCTTTCATCTCCCTGCGGGAACAGTATGACCGCTACCTGGCCGGAATGGCGATTGTTGAACAGGTCCTGCTCTGGACCCGTGAAAACGATGTTGACGAGGAGTTGTTCCCGCTGCTGGTCTGGGCCCTGGCCGGGATCAACCAGGGGCTGGCCCCGGTCCGGGTGGTGATCCTGTTCCAGGCTAAGCTGTTGAAGATCATGGGCTATCGACCCCGTCTCAGCGGCTGCCTCAAGTGTGGCCGGATCGACGCCCCGTCCGGTCCCTATGGGTTCAGTCCGAGCCGGGGCGGGCTGCTCTGCGGCCAATGCCGCTCCACCGCGTCCCTGACGCCGGTTTCCCCGGGCACGGCCAAACTCCTGGAAAATGTCCTGGAATCGCCCTGGGACCGGCTTGACCGGCTCCATTTCTCCAATGCCTCGCTCAAGGAGGCAATGACCCTGTTTCGCCAGTACGTCCAGTACCTTCTCCAGCGCGACTGCCCGGCCTGGGGTGCCCTGCACCACCCGTGA